In Pseudomonadota bacterium, a genomic segment contains:
- a CDS encoding response regulator has protein sequence MNGEKVLIVEDEPKIARLLSDYLRSAGYQTDTVDDGAEVMAAFEQFQPDLLLLDLMLPHRDGLDICRELRTRSSVPIIMVTARVDEIDRLLGLGVGADDYICKPFSPREVVARVQAALRRVSWQSQPDGSSPVLIDEDAMQARVDGQLLDLTPVEFRLLAVFASRPGRVFSRGQLMDHAYQDHRVVSDRTIDSHVKNLRQKLQTVSPDASPIQSVYGAGYRFDPTG, from the coding sequence GTGAACGGTGAAAAGGTGTTGATCGTTGAGGACGAGCCGAAGATCGCCCGACTTCTGTCGGACTATCTCCGCAGCGCGGGCTATCAGACCGATACGGTTGACGACGGGGCTGAGGTGATGGCGGCGTTTGAGCAATTCCAGCCTGACCTGTTGCTGCTCGATCTCATGCTGCCGCATCGCGACGGTCTGGACATCTGCCGCGAGCTCCGGACCCGATCATCGGTTCCGATCATTATGGTGACGGCTCGCGTCGACGAGATCGATCGTCTGCTGGGGCTGGGCGTCGGCGCGGACGACTATATCTGCAAACCCTTTTCGCCACGCGAGGTGGTTGCCCGGGTCCAGGCCGCGCTGCGACGCGTGAGCTGGCAGTCTCAGCCCGATGGATCCTCACCGGTTCTCATTGACGAAGACGCCATGCAGGCGAGGGTTGATGGCCAGCTGCTGGATCTGACGCCGGTGGAGTTTCGACTGCTGGCGGTATTTGCCAGTCGACCGGGACGGGTGTTTTCGCGGGGACAGCTGATGGACCACGCCTATCAGGATCACAGAGTGGTCAGCGACCGTACTATCGACAGTCACGTCAAAAATCTGCGACAAAAGCTTCAAACCGTCAGCCCAGACGCTTCGCCTATTCAGTCGGTGTATGGCGCCGGCTACCGCTTCGACCCTACCGGCTAG
- a CDS encoding TonB-dependent receptor — MLSTPMVYAQTDEDEDEAPVPLALEEVVVTVERKTQSLQDLAGTAASFDGEFLKTMGVQNFQDMDGAIPGLSVANNGGNIEVYIRGIGSSNNTELGDPAAATHLNGVYVPRPSGFGSAFFDIQRVEVNVGPQGTLRGRNATAGSVDIIPWKPGIGVFDGAIEASVGNFGEWSTEGVLNIPVSDNSALRIAGYKLEHDSYYRDVGPANVGVAEAADNTGARITYLIEPNDQWAITLTGDYISEQGTGYTGTNYANALGNDIRPEDISSPRNVIARAFEPIEDTKHYGIKAQVDWVGDRIGVEFISSYRDLVYDYTAATPLAPDYPGVLETLQPFDENFDNFSQFRLITDSESTVNELRFFNVDGSALEWTAGVFMFEEEQRTFLGSTGDRTLFFSGNEFNQRTDTDSLAFYADGTYNFSDRLRFTAGVRYSTDEKQRFGVNARYGFALGAGDFACCGGVRVGTEGFEFAEFGRTIFNPDTNGDGATSDQEVIDFYFDGISQFGARDNVDDVFANGPFGGDAPPEARAPCLDTIANDFWNCAADGLLTYAVPFQGAIALQNGALDASFTDWRARIEYDLTDDNLIYGLIATGNKSGGFNDNIPNTEGLGPINTAGNAPAAFDTETLAPTYDSEQVTLFEIGSKNEFVWGETVTRINATAFYYDYEDLVLSTLVSTAQVLDFVGADTSDLDPSLTAQVVNFNFNASDAEIYGAQIEGSFFFPGDWNLNATLLWLEAEVKDSLEIQDSRFQADVAPDDAVNRSIAGNRLPRTPEIQFNASLSKSWYLPTGRLDWITSTGYRDDQFMTIFNSEDFSQPEDPRLRLNDRVDSYWTTDTGLAYAHGDGESWTLEGYVQNVTDEQNEQAIIITQFDNTRFFQRPRTYGLRFRLRF, encoded by the coding sequence ATGCTTTCCACACCGATGGTTTACGCGCAAACCGACGAGGACGAAGACGAGGCCCCAGTTCCGCTGGCGCTCGAAGAAGTAGTCGTCACCGTCGAGCGAAAAACCCAGAGCCTGCAGGACCTCGCCGGTACGGCGGCTTCCTTCGACGGCGAATTCCTGAAGACCATGGGTGTACAAAACTTCCAGGACATGGACGGAGCGATTCCCGGGCTGTCCGTAGCCAACAACGGTGGCAACATCGAGGTCTACATCCGCGGCATCGGATCCAGCAACAACACCGAGCTGGGCGACCCGGCCGCTGCGACCCACCTGAACGGCGTCTACGTGCCGCGCCCAAGCGGCTTCGGATCAGCGTTCTTCGACATCCAGCGTGTGGAGGTCAATGTCGGCCCCCAGGGGACGCTGCGCGGCCGAAACGCGACTGCGGGCTCCGTCGACATCATTCCCTGGAAGCCGGGCATCGGCGTATTCGACGGCGCCATCGAGGCATCGGTCGGTAACTTTGGCGAATGGTCGACCGAAGGTGTGCTGAACATTCCCGTGTCCGACAACTCGGCGCTCCGCATCGCCGGCTACAAGCTGGAGCATGACTCCTACTACCGTGACGTCGGGCCGGCTAACGTTGGTGTCGCTGAAGCTGCCGACAACACGGGTGCCCGGATTACCTACCTGATTGAGCCCAACGATCAGTGGGCCATTACGCTGACCGGCGACTATATCTCTGAGCAGGGCACCGGTTACACCGGAACGAACTACGCCAACGCCCTGGGTAATGACATCCGGCCCGAGGACATCAGCAGCCCGCGAAACGTAATCGCCCGCGCCTTCGAGCCCATCGAAGATACCAAGCACTATGGCATCAAGGCCCAGGTTGATTGGGTTGGCGACCGGATCGGCGTTGAATTCATCAGCAGCTATCGCGATCTGGTTTATGACTACACCGCGGCCACGCCGCTGGCGCCGGACTATCCCGGCGTACTGGAGACGCTGCAGCCGTTCGACGAAAATTTCGACAACTTCTCTCAATTCCGTCTGATCACCGACTCTGAGTCTACGGTCAACGAGCTGCGCTTTTTTAACGTCGACGGCAGCGCTCTGGAATGGACCGCGGGCGTTTTCATGTTCGAAGAAGAGCAGCGAACCTTCCTGGGCTCTACCGGTGATCGCACCCTGTTCTTCTCCGGCAACGAGTTTAACCAGCGCACGGACACCGACAGTCTGGCCTTTTATGCTGACGGCACCTACAACTTCAGCGACCGTCTGCGGTTTACCGCGGGCGTGCGCTATTCCACCGATGAGAAGCAGCGCTTTGGCGTCAACGCCCGCTACGGATTCGCGCTGGGCGCAGGGGATTTTGCCTGCTGCGGCGGCGTTCGGGTCGGCACTGAAGGCTTTGAATTCGCCGAATTCGGTCGGACCATATTCAATCCAGACACCAATGGTGACGGCGCGACCTCAGATCAGGAGGTCATTGACTTCTACTTCGACGGCATTTCTCAGTTCGGAGCGCGCGACAATGTTGATGACGTCTTCGCCAATGGCCCTTTCGGCGGTGATGCGCCGCCAGAAGCACGTGCTCCCTGTCTGGACACTATCGCCAACGATTTCTGGAACTGCGCAGCAGACGGCCTGTTGACCTACGCGGTGCCGTTCCAGGGCGCGATCGCTCTGCAAAACGGTGCGCTGGACGCGAGCTTCACTGACTGGCGGGCGCGTATCGAATACGACCTCACTGACGATAATCTGATCTACGGCCTGATCGCTACCGGTAACAAATCCGGCGGCTTCAACGACAACATCCCGAACACCGAAGGCCTCGGTCCGATCAATACCGCCGGAAACGCGCCGGCTGCGTTCGACACCGAGACGCTGGCGCCAACCTATGATTCCGAGCAGGTGACCCTGTTCGAAATCGGGTCTAAGAACGAGTTCGTCTGGGGCGAGACGGTCACCCGTATCAACGCTACGGCGTTTTACTACGACTACGAGGACCTCGTGCTCAGCACGCTCGTATCAACCGCTCAGGTGCTGGATTTTGTCGGCGCCGACACCAGTGATCTCGATCCATCACTCACCGCGCAGGTGGTGAACTTCAACTTCAACGCCTCAGATGCCGAAATCTACGGCGCGCAGATTGAGGGAAGCTTCTTCTTCCCCGGCGACTGGAACCTGAACGCCACGCTCCTGTGGCTGGAAGCTGAGGTGAAAGACTCGCTGGAGATTCAGGACAGTCGTTTCCAGGCTGACGTGGCTCCAGATGATGCGGTGAACCGTTCCATCGCTGGCAATCGCCTTCCGCGCACGCCGGAAATTCAGTTCAACGCCTCGCTCAGCAAGAGCTGGTATCTGCCCACCGGCCGCCTGGACTGGATTACCTCAACCGGCTATCGCGACGACCAGTTCATGACGATCTTCAACAGCGAGGACTTCTCGCAGCCGGAAGACCCGCGCCTGCGCCTGAACGACCGCGTCGACTCCTACTGGACCACCGACACCGGACTCGCCTACGCTCACGGTGACGGCGAGAGCTGGACGCTCGAAGGTTACGTGCAAAACGTGACGGACGAGCAAAACGAGCAGGCGATCATTATTACCCAGTTCGACAACACTCGCTTTTTCCAGCGTCCGCGGACCTACGGCCTGCGTTTCCGCCTGAGGTTCTAA
- a CDS encoding glycoside hydrolase family 2 TIM barrel-domain containing protein: MRNWAANILTVSLAAALLTSQALAQPVKTEVAERDGRYTFLRNGEPYFIKGAGIDTGDIAKLAVRGGNSFRNWTTENAGLVLDMALEHGLTVALCLNIGRERQGFDYNDSEAVAAQLAKAREEVLKFKDHPALLAWIIGNEVNLEYKNPKVFDAVNDVSKMIHEVDPNHPTTTALAGFNQGLADAMNQRASDLDFISIQLYGDLVNLPKYLRQTKFQRPYVVSEWGAIGHWEMPSTFWKAPIEQNSSEKAGNYRMMHRKVIAYDSPLNMGSYVFLWGQKQERTSTWYGLFTETGESTEAVDVLEEAWTGKQPANRAPQLKSLRLNNRTAHNNPQLKVGQEYKAQVKAKDPDKDPLTYQWQVRFESNADQWGGDKEVIPPLVPGVVDGATGDRIMVKAPQRPGAYRLFVYAYDGHGNAAHANIPFLVRP; encoded by the coding sequence ATGCGGAACTGGGCAGCAAACATTTTGACGGTCAGCCTCGCAGCGGCTTTGCTGACGAGCCAGGCGCTGGCGCAGCCGGTGAAAACCGAAGTCGCGGAGCGGGACGGTCGCTACACGTTTTTGCGTAACGGCGAACCCTACTTCATCAAGGGCGCCGGTATCGATACGGGTGATATCGCCAAGCTGGCTGTTCGGGGAGGCAACAGCTTCCGTAACTGGACGACGGAAAACGCCGGTCTGGTGCTGGATATGGCGCTTGAGCACGGGCTTACCGTCGCCCTGTGCTTGAATATTGGCCGCGAACGCCAGGGGTTTGACTACAACGACAGCGAGGCGGTAGCGGCACAGCTCGCGAAGGCTCGCGAGGAGGTGCTCAAGTTCAAGGATCACCCCGCGCTGCTTGCCTGGATCATCGGTAATGAGGTGAATCTGGAGTACAAAAATCCGAAGGTGTTCGACGCCGTCAACGACGTATCGAAGATGATTCACGAAGTCGATCCAAACCACCCGACCACCACCGCGCTGGCGGGATTCAATCAGGGGCTGGCTGACGCGATGAACCAGCGTGCGTCCGACCTGGATTTTATCAGCATTCAGCTCTACGGCGATCTGGTCAACCTGCCCAAGTACTTGCGTCAGACCAAATTTCAACGCCCGTACGTGGTATCCGAGTGGGGAGCGATCGGCCATTGGGAAATGCCTTCGACGTTTTGGAAAGCGCCGATCGAGCAGAACAGTTCGGAAAAAGCGGGCAACTACCGCATGATGCATCGCAAGGTCATTGCGTACGACTCCCCCCTGAACATGGGTTCCTACGTGTTCCTGTGGGGACAGAAGCAGGAGCGGACGTCGACCTGGTACGGCCTGTTCACCGAGACCGGTGAAAGCACCGAAGCGGTGGATGTGCTGGAGGAAGCCTGGACGGGCAAGCAGCCGGCAAACCGCGCGCCGCAGCTGAAGTCGTTGCGGCTCAACAATCGTACGGCCCACAACAACCCCCAGCTTAAGGTTGGCCAGGAGTACAAAGCCCAGGTCAAAGCCAAAGACCCCGACAAAGATCCGCTGACTTACCAGTGGCAGGTGCGCTTTGAGTCAAACGCCGATCAGTGGGGCGGCGACAAGGAGGTGATTCCGCCGCTGGTACCCGGTGTGGTCGACGGCGCAACGGGTGATCGCATCATGGTGAAGGCACCACAGCGTCCCGGCGCCTATCGGCTATTTGTCTACGCATACGACGGCCACGGCAACGCCGCGCACGCCAATATCCCATTTCTGGTTCGACCCTGA
- a CDS encoding glycoside hydrolase family 3 N-terminal domain-containing protein, which translates to MTSNATPKPSDPVAELLGQMTLEEKVGQLSQLNFTGLSDKLREQLAAGEIGSLLNAVDLETINEVQRVAVEESRLGIPLLIGRDVIHGFKTVFPIPLGQAASWNPDVVREGARVSAQEAGASGIHWTFAPMLDVCRDPRWGRIAECLGEDPWLASELARAMVQGFQGEDLRRPGAIAACAKHFAGYGACEAGRDYATTNIPENELRNVYLPPFKAAVDAGVATLMASFSDLNGIPASGNRWLMTDVLRGEWGFEGFVVSDWESVSQLAVHGLTANDRESAQAATEAGIDMEMASRTYHHHLPGLVRDGLIDEATVDVAVARVLQLKFDLGVFDYPYSYTKDYPTPANPEHLQAARTAARQSLVLLKNKAQTLPLVLDEIDKLAVIGPLADDGYEQLGTWVFDGDASLSHTPLAAIQAVVGKYAEVRSAPGLSYSRGRETGGFEAAVEAAKSADVVLMFLGEESILSGEAHSRADINLPGAQEALVAKISELGKPMVVVVLAGRPLTLGPVLDQANAVLYAWHPGTMGGPAIADVLFGRYSPQGKLPVTFPRVVGQVPIYYSQKNTGKPATPDSFTPIDDIPRRASQTSVGNTSFHLDAGYTPQFPFGFGLSYTQFEYSQLEVSCASVPLGTTIEVSAWLSNTGDREGTEVAQLYVRDLVGSVTRPVKELKGFQRVTLGPGEATRVVFELKPEDLAFYGRDNQLRTEPGEFHVFIGGDSATELRAAFELTA; encoded by the coding sequence GTGACCAGTAACGCGACACCCAAGCCATCTGACCCGGTAGCCGAGCTGCTGGGTCAGATGACGCTGGAAGAAAAAGTTGGCCAGCTTAGCCAGCTCAACTTTACCGGTTTGAGCGACAAGCTCCGCGAACAGCTTGCGGCCGGCGAAATCGGCTCGCTGCTCAACGCCGTGGACCTCGAAACCATCAACGAGGTTCAGCGCGTTGCTGTCGAGGAGAGCCGGCTGGGCATTCCGCTGCTCATCGGACGCGATGTCATCCATGGCTTCAAGACCGTTTTTCCCATCCCGCTGGGGCAAGCCGCCAGCTGGAACCCGGACGTGGTTCGAGAAGGTGCCCGGGTGTCTGCTCAGGAGGCTGGTGCATCCGGGATACATTGGACCTTTGCGCCCATGCTCGACGTCTGTCGGGATCCTCGCTGGGGCCGGATCGCCGAGTGCCTGGGCGAGGATCCGTGGCTCGCGAGTGAGCTGGCGCGGGCCATGGTGCAAGGTTTTCAGGGTGAGGATCTGCGAAGGCCCGGTGCCATCGCCGCCTGCGCCAAACACTTTGCCGGGTACGGTGCCTGCGAAGCCGGGCGCGACTACGCCACCACCAATATTCCGGAAAACGAGCTTCGTAATGTCTACCTCCCGCCCTTCAAGGCAGCGGTAGACGCGGGCGTTGCCACGCTGATGGCCTCGTTCAGTGATCTGAACGGCATACCGGCCAGCGGCAATCGCTGGCTGATGACCGACGTGCTGCGCGGTGAATGGGGTTTTGAGGGTTTTGTCGTCAGCGACTGGGAGTCGGTCTCCCAGCTGGCGGTTCACGGCTTGACGGCCAACGACCGGGAGTCGGCGCAGGCGGCCACCGAGGCCGGTATTGATATGGAGATGGCGAGTCGAACCTATCATCACCACCTGCCAGGTCTTGTGCGGGATGGGCTGATCGACGAGGCGACGGTCGATGTTGCGGTAGCGCGAGTCCTCCAGCTCAAGTTCGATCTGGGGGTTTTCGATTATCCGTATAGCTACACCAAGGACTACCCGACACCGGCCAATCCCGAGCATCTGCAGGCGGCCCGTACGGCGGCTCGGCAGAGCCTGGTGCTGCTGAAGAACAAGGCGCAAACGCTGCCGCTGGTGCTCGACGAGATCGATAAACTGGCCGTGATTGGTCCTCTAGCTGACGACGGCTATGAACAGCTCGGCACGTGGGTTTTTGACGGTGACGCCAGCCTGAGTCATACGCCGCTCGCAGCGATCCAGGCCGTTGTCGGCAAGTATGCTGAGGTCCGCTCAGCGCCCGGCCTAAGCTACAGCCGGGGCCGGGAAACGGGCGGATTTGAGGCCGCAGTCGAAGCGGCCAAGTCCGCTGACGTCGTGCTGATGTTCCTCGGGGAAGAGTCAATCCTGTCTGGCGAAGCGCATTCCCGGGCTGATATCAATCTGCCTGGCGCCCAGGAGGCCCTGGTTGCCAAGATCTCGGAATTGGGGAAACCCATGGTGGTGGTTGTGCTGGCTGGACGGCCTTTGACCCTGGGGCCGGTCCTGGATCAGGCAAACGCGGTGCTCTACGCCTGGCACCCGGGGACCATGGGCGGCCCGGCGATCGCCGACGTGCTGTTTGGCCGCTACTCACCGCAGGGCAAACTGCCGGTGACGTTTCCGCGGGTGGTGGGTCAGGTGCCGATCTACTACAGCCAGAAAAACACGGGGAAACCTGCTACCCCGGATTCTTTTACGCCGATCGACGATATTCCACGCCGAGCCTCCCAAACCTCGGTGGGCAATACCTCGTTTCATCTGGACGCCGGGTACACGCCCCAATTTCCGTTCGGTTTCGGGCTGAGCTATACGCAGTTTGAATACAGTCAGCTTGAAGTCAGTTGCGCGTCAGTGCCGCTGGGAACCACCATCGAGGTCTCCGCTTGGCTCTCTAACACAGGCGACCGTGAGGGTACCGAGGTTGCGCAGCTGTACGTTCGCGATCTGGTCGGCAGCGTGACCCGTCCTGTCAAAGAGCTCAAGGGTTTTCAGCGGGTTACGCTGGGGCCAGGCGAGGCGACTCGCGTTGTGTTCGAGCTAAAGCCGGAAGACCTGGCGTTTTACGGCCGCGACAACCAGCTCCGCACCGAGCCCGGTGAGTTTCACGTCTTCATCGGCGGGGATTCAGCCACGGAGCTTCGCGCCGCCTTCGAACTCACCGCCTGA
- a CDS encoding sugar porter family MFS transporter encodes MSPETRFTARVAAIVALGGFLMGFDASVISGVVGFIETEFSLSKVELGWSVASLTLTATLAMMVAGPLSDRLGRRPVLFIAAALFLGSAIASALATSFLALVIARMIGGLGVGAALIIAPMYIAEISPAAIRGRMVSFNQLNIVIGISAAFFTNYLILTLSQSDSSWVQSLGLEQWSWRWMLGLEALPAILYLVCLPLVPESPRWLMMKGREDEALAILSRAGGAARAKAVLDELSASLTEGEAETKARLADLFRPAMRTVLAIGITVAVLQQITGINSVFFYAPMIFEQSGIGTNAAFMQAVAVGLTNLVFTVAAMFLIDQLGRRKLLAVGVSGIAVCMFVLASSFSAATYQLTSDAMASLPPEVDQRALANAVGVTYDSDLVFKAAMTDALGPQVFQEHESALVAAAIDMNATVVLLAILGFVASFAVSLGPVMWVLFSELFPNTIRGLAISFVGLINSAVSFGVQLVFPWELATLGNAATFMIYGSLAVVGLVVVLRLLPETKGQTLEQIEQMLVTPRVSHS; translated from the coding sequence ATGAGTCCAGAAACCCGTTTCACGGCCAGGGTTGCGGCGATAGTTGCGCTCGGCGGTTTCCTGATGGGGTTTGACGCCTCGGTCATTTCGGGCGTCGTCGGGTTTATCGAAACCGAGTTTTCGCTGAGCAAGGTAGAGCTCGGCTGGTCCGTTGCCTCGCTGACCCTCACCGCGACGCTGGCCATGATGGTGGCTGGACCGTTGAGTGACCGGCTAGGCCGTCGCCCGGTGCTGTTCATTGCCGCCGCGCTGTTTCTGGGGTCAGCGATCGCCTCCGCTCTGGCCACCTCTTTTCTGGCGCTGGTTATCGCCCGCATGATTGGCGGTCTCGGCGTTGGCGCAGCGCTTATTATCGCGCCGATGTACATCGCGGAGATTTCCCCGGCCGCGATCCGCGGCCGGATGGTCTCCTTCAATCAGCTCAATATCGTGATCGGGATCTCGGCCGCCTTTTTTACGAATTACCTGATTCTGACGCTGAGCCAGAGCGATTCGTCTTGGGTCCAGTCGCTGGGGCTTGAGCAATGGTCCTGGCGCTGGATGTTGGGGCTGGAGGCGCTGCCGGCGATTCTCTATCTGGTGTGCCTGCCGCTGGTGCCTGAAAGCCCTCGCTGGCTGATGATGAAAGGACGGGAGGACGAGGCGCTCGCCATCCTGAGCCGCGCGGGTGGCGCGGCGCGGGCCAAAGCCGTGCTGGATGAACTGTCCGCTAGCCTTACTGAGGGAGAGGCGGAAACGAAAGCGCGCCTAGCGGACCTTTTCCGGCCCGCCATGCGGACGGTCCTGGCCATCGGGATTACCGTGGCCGTGCTGCAGCAGATCACCGGCATTAATTCGGTGTTCTTCTATGCGCCCATGATTTTTGAGCAATCAGGTATCGGCACCAACGCCGCGTTTATGCAGGCCGTGGCCGTCGGGCTGACCAATCTGGTTTTTACCGTCGCCGCCATGTTTCTGATCGATCAGCTTGGGCGGAGAAAGCTGCTTGCGGTGGGAGTTTCGGGAATCGCGGTCTGTATGTTCGTCCTGGCTTCGTCGTTCAGCGCTGCCACCTACCAGCTGACAAGTGACGCCATGGCGAGCCTGCCTCCCGAGGTCGATCAACGGGCGCTTGCCAACGCGGTGGGTGTCACCTACGACAGTGATCTTGTCTTCAAGGCGGCGATGACGGACGCGTTGGGTCCGCAGGTGTTCCAAGAGCACGAATCGGCGCTCGTCGCGGCGGCCATCGACATGAACGCGACCGTGGTCCTGCTGGCCATACTGGGTTTTGTCGCTAGCTTTGCGGTCTCCCTTGGGCCGGTGATGTGGGTTTTGTTTTCCGAGCTGTTCCCGAACACGATTCGCGGGCTGGCGATTTCTTTTGTCGGGTTGATTAACTCGGCGGTGAGCTTCGGGGTCCAGCTGGTTTTTCCCTGGGAGCTTGCGACGCTGGGTAACGCGGCAACCTTCATGATATACGGATCGCTGGCGGTGGTCGGACTTGTGGTGGTCTTGCGCCTGCTGCCGGAAACCAAGGGACAGACGCTGGAACAGATTGAACAAATGTTGGTGACTCCGCGAGTGAGTCATTCGTAA
- a CDS encoding MFS transporter: MSTHKHYATADQDRIPFYQKVAYGMGAFVNNLMADAMGRMIVVLNLGLGMNPALVGLLGALPRLTDAVTDPLMGYVSDNTRSRWGRRRPYIFLGAIAAGVLFALLWQLPEGKSEQYYFWFFLIGSLVFYLAYTMFATPWVALGYELTPDYHERTRLMGTQNFMGQLAYVVSPWFVVIIQNENMFDDLRQGAAGLSILLGVVIIAVGILPALLLRERILAADGESEDGQGATSRLKRVMSLFGDFFRGFAMTLKFRPFLKLCAATFLVFNGFMLVSSFQLYVIIYYVFEGDKVAGAEYAGYFGSLAAISTFAVITFVTWLSTRIGKRRAFFVATGISVVGYASKWFCYNPDIPWLLLLPAPLFAFGLGGLFTLMPAMIADVVDMDELNTHERREGMYGSIYWWVVKLGMAAALAVGGILLNVTGFDVDLGGNQTEQTLLLMRLFDAFIPAVASLVAIWAVATFSITEQKAYEVREELERRRGTGTSDSAPA; the protein is encoded by the coding sequence ATGAGCACGCACAAGCACTACGCAACCGCGGATCAGGACCGAATCCCGTTCTATCAAAAAGTCGCCTACGGGATGGGGGCTTTTGTCAACAACCTGATGGCTGACGCCATGGGTAGAATGATTGTCGTGCTCAATCTGGGGCTGGGCATGAACCCGGCGCTCGTGGGCCTGCTCGGAGCCCTGCCCCGTCTGACCGACGCCGTTACCGACCCTTTGATGGGTTACGTGTCGGACAACACCCGCTCCAGGTGGGGGCGCCGGCGACCCTACATTTTTTTGGGGGCGATTGCGGCGGGCGTGCTATTTGCGCTGCTGTGGCAGCTGCCCGAGGGTAAGAGCGAGCAATATTATTTCTGGTTTTTTCTGATCGGGTCGCTGGTTTTCTATCTCGCCTACACCATGTTTGCTACGCCCTGGGTTGCCCTCGGCTACGAACTGACGCCCGACTACCACGAGCGAACCCGGCTGATGGGGACGCAAAACTTTATGGGGCAGCTCGCCTACGTGGTGTCTCCCTGGTTTGTGGTGATCATCCAGAACGAAAACATGTTCGACGATCTTCGCCAGGGGGCAGCGGGTCTATCAATTTTGCTCGGTGTGGTCATCATCGCTGTTGGCATCCTGCCGGCACTGCTGCTCCGGGAACGAATACTCGCAGCTGATGGGGAGTCGGAGGATGGGCAAGGCGCTACCTCACGCCTGAAGCGGGTAATGAGCCTCTTTGGCGATTTCTTCCGCGGCTTCGCGATGACCCTCAAGTTCCGGCCATTCCTGAAACTCTGTGCGGCCACTTTTCTGGTGTTCAACGGCTTTATGCTGGTGTCGTCGTTTCAGCTCTATGTGATCATCTACTACGTTTTCGAAGGCGATAAGGTGGCGGGCGCGGAATACGCTGGCTACTTTGGATCGCTGGCCGCCATCTCAACATTTGCAGTCATCACGTTTGTCACGTGGCTCAGTACCCGGATCGGAAAACGCCGGGCGTTTTTTGTCGCGACCGGCATTTCGGTGGTTGGCTACGCCAGCAAGTGGTTCTGCTACAACCCGGATATTCCCTGGCTTCTGCTGCTGCCGGCACCGCTGTTTGCCTTCGGACTCGGCGGTCTGTTTACGCTGATGCCGGCCATGATCGCTGACGTCGTCGATATGGACGAGCTCAATACCCACGAACGCCGGGAAGGCATGTATGGATCCATTTACTGGTGGGTCGTCAAACTCGGCATGGCCGCAGCCCTCGCAGTCGGCGGGATCCTGCTCAACGTCACCGGCTTCGATGTAGACCTCGGCGGAAATCAGACCGAGCAGACGCTGCTGCTGATGCGGTTGTTTGATGCGTTTATTCCCGCTGTCGCCTCGCTCGTTGCAATCTGGGCGGTTGCCACTTTCAGCATCACCGAACAGAAAGCCTACGAGGTGCGGGAAGAGCTGGAGCGGCGCCGCGGCACCGGCACTTCAGATTCAGCGCCGGCCTAG